In Rhodamnia argentea isolate NSW1041297 chromosome 5, ASM2092103v1, whole genome shotgun sequence, the DNA window CCAATTGGAAGTTCCCTGAACCAGAAGCCATCCATGCAACAACTTAATGACCAAGCTGTATACACAACCACTAGCAATGATGCATCACCTTTCACGCCTCGTAAAGCATTCCGACCTCAATACGCTGTGGCAGTGGCACCCCCAAAGCAGGCAGTGCGGACCTGCAATTTTTGTGCAAGACTTCATAGAAGCCAAGCAGAATCCTATCGAACCAGCCACAGCTATCGCTTATGTAAAACCTAGTCTTCCCTCGTATGTGTACGACACCGGCAAGCTTCGCCTCTTCTATATAAGCAACTTCTTGATACACTTCCTCTGGCGAGCCAGGCAATGAGAAACTCGACCAGGTCCGTAAGTGTGCAATCAGCACATTGGTAACTTGAGTGACCAAGTCGTCTCCTTCATGATTAAGTGAATCTGCATATCCATACTGAATCACACACCCATAAATTCCTTTAAGGCCCAGTTTATTTACAACAATTCTCTCATGTGGAGCGACCTTTGGAACCAATAAGTATCTTAGAGTAGTAAATACAGTGACTTTGTGAAGAGATCTCATGTTCTTTATGTAATGACCAAGAATGGGAGTAAGCCCATCTTGAATATTGGTGTAAAAGAAGCATAATCCAGGAACCCTATGTATACCAGGCTCAGACAATAATGCCTCAAGCCTGTCAAGGTTTATCTTATGTGTCAGCTCATACTCCATCTTTCTCTGCCTTCCATAGAACCAACCAAACATGATAAAGGCGAGAATAATAGATATGGCAAAAGGAATCCATCCACCCTcaggaatttttgtgaaaacaGCGCTGACATAGACACCTTCCATCACAAAGAATACACAGAAATATAGCGCAACCAGCGCTATGGGAGTTCTCCAAATCATGATCATAACCAGGGTTAAGAGGATAGTGGTGATGAGCATAACTAGACTGACAACAACACCTGCAGGAGATGCTTAGGTGTTAGTGAAGTCTTTCCATATGATTATCAAATGTACCCAAAGAAAAACACTATCACTTATACTatgataaacattttcatggagTGCCAACCCTTACTTTCAATAAATAGATTATGAATGCTTGATTGGGTTAACTGTGTAAAGAGATTTTATTCAGTACGCTATTGCACCTTGCTTAAGCATATTTCATATTCAGCGTCTTGCCTTCAAAACCTTTATAGAACGATTAGAAGTATCACAGTACTTTTCTTTTAGCAATTCTTATGTAGAAAGTACTTATTTAACTTTCCACCAAAACtaaaaactattatttttaGTCTGACATATTCTGAAAAACTACCACACTACCTTGGGTGACCTTAAATTTTCATAAGtacatatttaaaaaattgaggtGTTTAGTATGAAATAAATCCCAAATCTCAAATGCCAAAAGcaaaaagttgaaaaacaaAACTCCAAGCAGACCGTCACAATTTATCTTCTTTATTCCGGTGGTCATATGCAGAAATTTTGGGGAAAAGAAGATGACATTAATGCAGCAATAACATACTAAAATGGTTGCTGTATGATACAGAATTCAGGACATGATATACCCACCAAAAGCATTGCCAATATCTTTTCCATCTCCAAAAATAAGAATGACGGCAACACAGAGGATCATGAGGATGTAATTAATTTCTGGAGAGTAAACTTCGCCTTCTTTGTTGGGGGAAGTATGAACCACCTTCACTCGAGGAAAATAATCAAGTACTACAGATTGCTTAATTACAGAAAAGGTAGCTGATATTAATGACTGGCTTGCAACAATTGCTGCCAGTGTGGCAACAACAAACATTGGCCAGTATATAGATTCTGGAATGAACTTGTAAAACCCATCTTCGTGATCATTAGGATGACGAATTAAGTACGCAGTCTGGCCAGCATATGTTAATACCAGTGACGGATATATCGTACATAGAAATGCTATCTGTCGAGGAAAAGTGGCATTAGACTGGTATATTGAAAAGGAATCAACACTAAGAGCTTGGGAGAGGAAGGTTCACCTGGATAGAAGTCCGATTGAAATGACCAAGATCAGCAAACAGAGCTTCTGAACCTGATATTATAAAAGAGTGACATGAATGTACCATGTTTACCATTGTCAGAAGCGTGAGTTTATCTTAAGGCACATCCGCAACACGAGCTTAGTTCATTATTAGGCATCAGTGGGCACTGAGAGCAGGTTTGAATCCACTATGGCCCAGTCCAATCAGTCGCATTaccggaagagagagagagagggagagagagagagagagagagagagagagagagagagagagagactaactACTGGAACACAAAATGGAATAGGTATTTCAGAGTGTGTCATGACATAATTCATCGTTGTACATAATAGAAAACAGTGGCAAAATTTAAAAGGTAAAGACCAAGATACTAAGTAATCCATTAGGCAATGTATCAGTAAAACTCCTTTTGCCTACCAAAGATTATAGCTCATAGTAAATTGCAGGAACAAGCAAATGATTCAGGAATTATTCTGTAAAGCGGACATTTAAAATACAGCAGCAAAACCTGACAAAATTCTCAGAATTACATAAATCCCTCATAAAACCTGACAACCTGGAAGTACCCATAAAAATCATAGTCAAAATTTCCATGGCTCCTATACTTACCATGTGCAACAGTTCAAATGAAAAAGGATCCATACTTCTATTCAAGTCACAAAAATGCGATCCTGTCAGTCTTGGAGCTCGTGTAATGTGAAATAAAAGTAAGCTCACCTGTAATACAAAGCACAGTTCCACCAAGTGATAGCCAACCTTCCGTGCCATTTCTCCAGAAGAAATGGACAATGTAGTGTGGTGACACGGCCTTGAGTATACTCGGATAATGCTTTATGATACTGTAAATTCCTACAAGTGGAGTGGTCAACGTCCATGCTCCCATGATGGGAGAAAAGAGGAAACTCACTTTAGATGTACCAAACTTTTGCAGTAGGAATAGAACGATAAGAACTATCGCAGAGAGTGCTTCCACCAAAGCTGAAAAAAAGTGAACATCTGTAAACCTACAAATGCTGGATTCTCTTTTTATTCACTTCAAACTTAACGCAGAACTTATGGGCTTAACAATTTCCCaccttgaaaaaataaaataacatggATAGTAGTTGATTCTTACATTTGCTGACAGAAGGAAAAGGTGCTCTTACTCCATCCATTGCCGATAACACTATCAACGAATATAATAAGTCAAAAACTCGAAACCCCAAACAGAAATCTCAGCAAAGGCGAAAAATGGCATGGTGACTAACCTGAAATTGCAGGGGTAAGAATACCATCACCGATTAGCATACACATCCCCAACATAGCAATAAAAAGCAGTACCCTCCTGGCAACTATGCTCTGTTCAAAGAATTTTCCAAGCCTACTTTGCTTTTCAGTGCCCTCAGGCCGGCCATGACGTACAAAACCAGAGTTTGATTCTGCACGTTTGGAATGGAGGATGCCAACATCCATTTTCCTACATAGCAATGAGTACAATGCAAACGTCCCACCTGCAATATCAGTTGTCTTCATCATCCAAAAACATAACAGCTCATAATTATAAGAGAataatcaatttaaatttcCAAACAAACTGTCAGAAAGGTCAAAAGGCCATATTGAAGGAGAACTGAACATCATCAGACACCTCATAGCTATTGCCATGTTGAAAGTACTTTATTGGAAATTCATTAAGTTGTCCGACACTCGAAAAAACATACTGGAATgtcatttaaaaatttttaaatgttttaGAAGCAAGTATACTGCAGAGATTAAGTTAACGATCAATAAGCTTCTGCGCTTCCCTTAGGCTAATAAGGTTGTGCAACTCTTCTGCTGAAAACCTTATTGTGAGTATGAGCCAACACAGAAAACAGTATCATCTCAGGAAAGGAAAGGGACACCAacagagagcaagagagaggcTGTCTGCGCACACAGAATCATAGTCAAGCCTCCTTGCTCACACCTTACCGCGTATCTGAAATCATAGAACAAGGGGGCTTTCAAACTTCTCCATGAAACATGGTTTAATTCCGCTCTAAAACTTCctgcaatattttcttttcatttcctcTTTGACAATAATAGACACTCCATAAAAAAAGGATCTCCATCATTAATGACCATGAGAAAGATCCAATATGTTTCCAAATAATAATTGTATGACTCATGGAGTGACTCTGAACTACTCAGCCTAGTTAACGGCTTAAACCACGATGCTCTAGGACACTGTAAAGTCCACTTCTGTTGGAAATAACCATTTTGCAGGTCATAGAATTTCTAAATTGTTTTACTATTTTCAATTTCCACAAACCTTCCTTCAAGCGTCACTCCTGAcccaattttcattctttctattCGGTAGCGTCCTTTTAGCAAAAACTCGAGTAGAACCATGAAAGAAAATACTTTACCTGGCACTCTCAAAAAACAAAGAGCGACTCCTGTACAAacatagcttttcaagagagaGAACTACTCCAATAGAGCTTTCAAGCCTTTGCAGTTCATGTCACCAACTTTAAATTCTTGAGCCAACAACTGCATGCAGAACTCTGGATAACCACTTCTTCGACTAGACTGGCGTTGAAAACATAGAATAATGTGCAATGGTGTATGTAGAAGGACCTAAAGAGAGTGAACTAGAGTATATGGGAACCAGTAGGATTAGCAAAGCAACTGCATGAAATGAATATAATGCACCAACCCAGAAAGCGAACCAACGTAAATAGAAAACTTTATTAGGTTCTCGTGTTGACCTTCGCCTTGATCATCAGCTTTGAGAGCTATTCCAGCGTACTTTACAACACCAATGAGGGTGAGCGTCCAAAACATGATACTGTAGATCCCCAAGTAGTCTTCTTCTGTTGGAGACTTTAACGGCATTGATGGGTACACATATAGGGGAGATGTTACTAGGCCTCCAAACACGACCCCAAGTGTCTTGTAGGCAAGTATCAGAGTAGCCCATCTTCCCTTCCCCTGTTTCAAACACTTTCTTTACTCAGAACATACGACTGATCTTAAAATTGTTAAGGTATAATTTAAATAGTGCAATaacaaaatccaaaatatataaaagacaaaaattgggaagcaAAAACCGCGTAAACAAGGTTGAATTGCAGCAACTTTTACATGCTTATTAGCTGTTACACAGCAAACAGTGTTGATTGATACAAAAACAATTGACATTTTCTGCACAAACAGTTGTTCCTCATGATATCTGAGCTTGAAGTCCGAGTTTCTGGTTCTTAACGCTCTCTGATCTAGTTATTCTGATCTAGTTATTCTGCTTGTATTTCGCAGGTTATTAGCTTCTGCTCGGAGTCTCTTTGATGAGCAAATACAAATGTAATGCCCCGCGTTCGCAAGAGGAAGACTGCCCACAAATATGTTCGACGTTTTTTAGCCATTTAGCTAACATGCATTATTCAATTGTAAACTCGCACTTTGGAAATCACAACAAAAATGAACAACAAAACGAAGCTCAGCCCGACGCAGCTAATCGGGACATTCAGAAACCAGAGCATTCACAATCGacaatgaaggatgaagaaccaCAAAGACATCGTCTTTTTTCGCACGGCAATCCCACCTACAACCCGAAAAACCCGAGCTTTCTATTTTGCCACACACAGAGAGTACCTTGTCCAGACGGTGATGACTCGTCAAGCCGCGAGGGTCgaggaggtgatggtggtggcggCCGTTGCTGCGAGCGGTGTCAGCCACGATCTCCGAGAGAGCGGCCGCCGGCTCCCGCGGTCCGACCGGTTGATTCGTGGGCATCTCCCCTCCCACCCCacccacacacacacgcacacaacAGCTGACAGCACTCGATTTCGTGAAcgtgagagagtttttgagacgACTCACTTTGCTTGAGCCACCCCCCCTCCCTTTCCCCCTCTTATAATGGCGTCCCTTCTTGTTCTATGATTTATTCGATATGCTTGCTCCACGTAAATCCGAATCATCACCCATCGACCCACTAATGTTTCCATGCAAAAAATGCGCGCCGACACAACAGGTGCGCGATCCGAATCAGAATTCCTAAAAAGCGATTTCGATATACGATTACGATTGAATCGAACCCGTATTGCATGTCTAATTATTTCGAACACGTGTGTCATGAGGGTCGACCAAATTCTTTTAAATCAAATTCCGAGCACGTGATAATATTGCGATTGTGGGAGCCTAACTAGGACAATAATTTCCTCGTAAGTCTATCTTGGGTATATTCTTTTGGAGTGTGAGAATTGTTTTGGACGAGAGATCTTTCGAGTTCTACCATGAATTTGAAAGGCATGTGCAGTTTTCATTGGGGGTTGAGGCTGGTTTTTGGATTAAGGTGTTTATTTGGATCTGCCCAAGAAGAGCAATGTTATATGTTTTCTACAAATTTGGAAATGGGATGTTTGGGAAAATTATGGAAAGTATTATATGTAAAACTATATATTAATAATAACTATATCCTATGTAAATAAAAGTCAAAGTCACATAACTGAGGGAATCCCAAATAAAGGTTCGAAGagccattattttctcaaaaggggGTCCAGAGtagacattattttaaataagagcctatATTAGTCTCAAAGAAGGGTCTAATTTTGTTGGTTCACCACATCTTTCTGCTAGTCTAGGGCATTTTCggtctttattttttatgaatttttttcctcttttttcttttctttcttttcctattcCCAGTGGTCGGTCTCGGTGCAATGGCCAATAGCGGCAATGCCCGAAGAGGGTTAGCCAAGGGTTACCCTCACCTAATCTAGTGAGGCGACCCTTGCCTATTTAGGGCAAGGCCGCCCTTAACGGCCACAGGCAAGGGTAggcctcgcctagtggccggcCGGGCTCGTCGGGCCCTCATTGGtcataataaaggaaaaaaaaaaaaagaaatgagaaaaatattaattaaacaaataacacaaaattaaaattatctttggatgaaaatgccattgattGGTCGAGGTCAAgcgcttatttgaaaatgtcATGGCAACTTTAggccattatttaaaataaagtccaCTTTGAGCCATCTTTTGAGAAAACAATAGCACTTTGGacatttctttgaaaatttccccATATAATAGGAGTCTTGatacttagaaaaaaaaatattaataccaCCACAACTCCCAAATTATGGCCATTGCGATACTaatacccaaatttttttaccataatttTAAACCATTCTTGTCGCGACATCAATATCTCAAACTTTAACCTTCAAgtccgttaaaaaaaaaaaaactttaaccTTCAAGTTAGTCCTAGTGTGATGGAAGAGTCCTAATTTTATGTCAAACTAGTACAAACTTAGGATATTGAtgatgcaaaaacaaaaaaaaaagttggggggTATTGATGTCATAATggtaaagttgaagattttttgtgaCAGACGGATGATATTATTGTTACATCCGTGTAAGTTGAAAGTTTGatgatacaaaagaaaaaaaaaagtttaagtaTTGGTGTCACAGTACCTAAcctaatttagagtttttggcgATTATCTTTcgaggaaaagacaaaaaagatgCTAAAAGTTGGTACCGGACACAaacttaaatcttttgacttcaTTATTATTTTGGGCGTGCGAGCAAATAGAACACAAATATTTTCCAGGTAAGAAGCCTTTTCATTTCCCTTTTTGCCCTCCAAAAAGATCATTTTAGTGAAAGAGTGGGGACCATTTATAGTCACATCAAACATGAccttaaaaacaaaaacactacGGTGGCTTGACTTGACATAAACCCCACCCTCTTTTGTTTGTAGCTTTGCTTCAACCCCGGTGGCTCAGAATATTCCACCACGAGCCATATGATATTCAGCACTTGGGAGGTACACACGACACGACGTTTGAGATTGTGACCCCAGCACGAAGACTCTTCAAAAGATTTCAAAACGTTCATCAGAAGACCAAACTTCATCCTGGGTGAGTCTTTAAGGTTTTCCCATGAGCATCCGTGGCAGAGCATGGCCTTTTGCTGTTGTACTGAAATGTCGTAAATCTCGGGGTCATTCGACCGATCTGGGTGTCATAGCTTGCTTTTTTGCTCCGATAATTAAAATATACCGAAACGCAGATGTGCATGATAGATCATATAGATCACATCAACAATATCGGGCATACGTGAGACGTGACTAGTGTCATTTACGACAATTTGCCACAATGAGAAGCATCCATCGATATTTAGTGGGTCAGCACTTTGGAATGTCCACCCCCACCAacacaacaaataaaaaaaaaataaaaaggtataAGTACTTAATTTAGGTCATGTTTCTTGATCCCTTACTCTGCTCGGatgttctaaaaaaaaacataagattATATGGACTTTGTGAatgcttttcttccttttcgctCGTGGATGCTGTGAATCTTCTAAGTGCAATATTTAGAGACACCATTTAGGACGGACCCACCTAAAAATGTCCCACAAGCCCATGATATTTAGGACTTAGGAGGTATACAACagtaagaaaaattaccaaaaaagttttaaacatattgcaattgtatcattTCAATTCATTCAATCAGTTTTGACCGGCATGCACTCACGTTGATACCGGCTGGCGTCGACCGTTcgatgacataatattttaatattttttgattttttttattcttttattttttttatcattttttttttcttcttcccttctcttcttcttcttcctccggccggtGATGGCTTGAGAAGCTCTCCCTTGCCGACCACTGGTGAGGGTGAGCCTCCCCGTCGCCGGGTGAGGCTTGGTCTCGCTATGAGCTTTGCTTGCTCGTTGGCCATCACCTCTAGCCAGcataagaagaagagggaataaaaaaataaaaaaaataaaaatttaagaaatttaaaaattattaaaatattatgttgtcgGATGGTTGGTATTCACGTCAACATCAAtcagtcaaaattggtcggatagactgagttgacataattgtaaaaggtttaagattgaatcagcaaaaaaaaaaaaaaaaaaatttaagattgaattgatataattgcaatagttGAAATATGGAAAAGATTATCTGGAATTTGTGAAtgcttttcttcctctttgctCGTGGATACTGTGAATCTTCTCAGTGGAATATTTAAGGACACCATTTAGAACGAACCCACCTAAAAATTTTCCCCCAGCCCACGATATTTAGTTCTTAGGAGGTATAGATGATGTACGAGGTTGTGACCCTCGGCAGTAGGACTCTTCGAAAGATACCAAAACGTTTATCAAGTGATCAACTTCATCGTGGATGAATCTAGGGTTTTCTGTAAGCAGCCGTGTCCCCGCAATCGTAATCTATCACTATTAAACTGAAATGTCATTGATCTTAGTCCGTACGCATATCTCGGCTCACGATGAGGATGTTAGagtagaacaaaaaaaaaaagcagatctCAATTTGGATGGTTGTGATATTTTACATTTCAAcccaataagagagagagatgtgtcaAACTGGTGGGTCGAAAATGGTTCGActtaaattgacatatttaaCCTATTTCATatagtacaaatttaacaccgATACCCGATtcatattacttaaacacttatatatttaaccaaataattaaaaacttgtttttgtatagtttttaaaaaatgattatattgctaaaatactttcgTGTAGTGCAAATTAAGtggaaatttttataattttatatttttttaaaaaatattttttattttctattttttttcccttgtttttccTATGAAATCCGGCGGCTGGCATTGGACAAAGAAAAACGAAACTCATGCAGAAGGAGGACAAGATTTGCACGTAAGCACCTCGTAAACGAATTCCACGTGGGTCGACTTCCGATTGAAAGGACAAGATTTTACTTCCTGAacagtttttatattttagaTTTCGTTCTttaacttataaaaaataaaaataagaaacaaaaattaaaaatcagaaaatataaactaataatCTTGACAAGCTAAGTGGAGTGTAAATGAGTTTGTCTAgctaaatgggttgtaaatagAGTTCAAAGACAAATTCATTTGTGAATCACATATAATAGGACCGAATTtgaaggtttaagatttttttttttggtcagatggaaggtttaagattgaatcacCATAAGTGTaacaaatttacaaattttttgataatttgttgaaACTCATGCGAGCTGTGCTGGCCAGAATGATTTCAACTGAAGCAACAAGCACCTGACAAGTTTACATGCGGATGTCAATCAAAAGCATGCCTAATGCTGATGGAATGGGCACTGGATTATCCAAATTTGTCCTGGTTTTTTGCACCAAAAGTTGAAATAAACTGTGAAGCGGTGGCTTACCTGAGGTGTCTCACCAGGGGTGGCAACGCCATAAGGTCTAATTGCACGaagttaatgaaaaaaattaattatgttaatgtgataaattttaggatttaactgcatttttgaaaatttttaaaatttaattatataaGACTTatgggggaaaattaccaaaaaagtcttaaatatattgtatttatgccaatttagtcataaacatttttttgtcaattgagtcataaatcttttgtatttacgtcaatttaatccatccggccaattttgtctGGTTGGTGCCGACGTGGACACCGATTGGATAGACGACGGGTTGGAGGGAGacggagaagaaaagaaagagaaaaagaaagaaaataagataagataaataaataatttattccAACTTTGTCGCTTGCGTGCTTGTTATTGTAAAATTGATGTCAAATCAGTTCATTAATATAGGGAAATTTCGGAGGCCTACCCACTTCCAACAGCTTTCTTTCTAGGATACGACCTAAAACCCACTTGCAGAAAGAATTTCCAATGCAATAgctaaaactttaaaatattttaaagtttaaaaGTAAGTCTCATTAGCCAATTCTTGCGATGCTCCTAACCACTTAATTAAACAATGATTTGCTCGATCATCACGTTAAAATCTCTGGATTTTACTCAAGTCAAGTTTATGGTACATATCGCACTTTCACCGTGAAGTTCACGGCTCCCTTTCGTTGAAAATCCAATAAAGCACGTACACCATACCACTAATAATCTtcttataaattaaaaaattcattggatatttcaataagttttgaaatattaaaagctATTATTATTGTAACGGTTTTTTACAgttattagaattgctatctatTATTCTCACCGACACTTTATTgtatcttgaaaaatatttaacggAAACAATTAGCAACGTTATGGGgtaaataaatccttaaagagaaTGCAATCACGCTTCAAAGTCTGATTCCGTTGTTCATTCCATTCGCTaaattttccaacaaaaaataGGTTAACTAGTGAGTGAAatcacacacacgcacacactctctctctctctctcatgtcaaTCTTTCTCTCATACTCATTTAATTTTTCGCTagatttagcaaaatttttctaGCATTTGTCCTCACATTTATGACGCAGGTGGCAACCTACATGAAAGTACAGAACAGAGGTTCCAATTATGGACATGCACCACCACAACTGCTATGGAGCTGATAGTTCCTTTCTTCGTGATGGAAGATTGCTAGTGAAGTTTCAAGTAATAAAGATGTTGTTGTACTCATTAttctccaacatttctctctttcttacgTTCAATTTTGCTTCGCTTATCTTTGATTTATTTTCCTCTAATGTAATGTAAAGTAGTGAGTTTATATGATAAACCTATTTAATGTTACTCACATTAATATCTACGTACGGCTATTTTCGTGAAAATCACATTGTCCTTAACATATGTGATGAAACTGTACATTACGGTGTGAacttaatttattatttaaaatctaAAAGTAAGTCTCCTTAGCCAATTCTTATGATGATCCTAGCCACTTAAGTAAACAAAAGATTTGCTTGATCATCACGTTAATATCTCCGGCTTTTACTCAAGTCAAGTCTATGGCACATCGCACTTCCATCGTGAGGTTCACGGTTCCCTTTCATTGAAAAAACAATAAAGCATGTACCCCGCACAACTGATAATCTTCtcataaattaaaagaaaaaaaaatacatggtGGATATGATTTGGCTTAGGTTCATTATCGAAACCCTCGTATGGCTAATTTACCGGTACGAACATTCTCACTCAAAACTATCGTAGTGTTGGACGATCCTAAATTTCGCTTatgcttatatatatatatatatatatgtagataGGGCTGGGCACCGGGTCGTGCTAGGCCGAGCCAAGTTcctttaaaataaatcaaaaaattatctttaatgatcattgaagaaaattaatgaaaaacactCATGCAATTAAACTAAAATCTAATACAAATACAATTTCACATaatttgataaagaaaaaaaatacatatgacTGTGTCCCAATAACAATTACACAGAAATTACACTAAAAGTGCATGTATGATAAATTCAATATCTTGGGAGTCGTGTCCCTCATTATGGTTTGGATGATACACTATTGTTGTTGTCGTCCTCTTGTTCATGTTGGGCGCATTCATCTGGACTCCATTCTTACGAAAATCAATCATGCGTCACGACAGTCGTTCCTAAAGTTTTCGCAGACAAGCTAGACCTATTGTCTTCCAAGATCCATAGACTAGTACTGAACATGGACTCCAATTCTTATGTATTTGGAGTAGTTTGTTCCCAAGCACGTCACCAACTTATAGGTAGATGAAGACGAAGACCTAGAGAAATGCTAGGGGTGTTTTCCTTCTTACAAACTAAAGACCATACAATTCTCTAGACATTGCTTGACGTGGGCACCATCTCCGTCCATAGGGTAAAACTCGTCGTATCGAATCGACTGGAATGTGCAGCAAACATAGTCCAGAGCTAACTCATTTCCATCACCAAAGTACGTTCCACAGGAACCTCCTTATCCAGTCTCAAATTCTATAATAGTGAACCAACAAAGTTTTTAGCCCTTCCAACTTGAACCTCAGAGCAAAAACGGTGGatctcaccaaaaaaaaaaaaaaaaaaaaggcagaacaTCTTTCATTATTAGAGGAGTTTCGCCTTCATGGCAAGCTAGGGCTGAGCATAATGGCCCGACTAAACCGAGAACCGCCCGGATCGAATCAAACCGGTCTATTGGGTCTAGCTCCCGATTGGCTGATTCCCAGTGCTAGGGGGGAACCCCGACCAACCGGACTGCCCATAAATCTAAACCTAAACTTAAGATACATAGGATGCTTAATATGACTTCAAGGTTTAGCGACAATGCGATATTATTAGCGAGATGTGATCTGGTGAATA includes these proteins:
- the LOC115739907 gene encoding probable potassium transporter 17 isoform X2, whose product is MDVGILHSKRAESNSGFVRHGRPEGTEKQSRLGKFFEQSIVARRVLLFIAMLGMCMLIGDGILTPAISVLSAMDGVRAPFPSVSKSLVEALSAIVLIVLFLLQKFGTSKVSFLFSPIMGAWTLTTPLVGIYSIIKHYPSILKAVSPHYIVHFFWRNGTEGWLSLGGTVLCITGSEALFADLGHFNRTSIQIAFLCTIYPSLVLTYAGQTAYLIRHPNDHEDGFYKFIPESIYWPMFVVATLAAIVASQSLISATFSVIKQSVVLDYFPRVKVVHTSPNKEGEVYSPEINYILMILCVAVILIFGDGKDIGNAFGVVVSLVMLITTILLTLVMIMIWRTPIALVALYFCVFFVMEGVYVSAVFTKIPEGGWIPFAISIILAFIMFGWFYGRQRKMEYELTHKINLDRLEALLSEPGIHRVPGLCFFYTNIQDGLTPILGHYIKNMRSLHKVTVFTTLRYLLVPKVAPHERIVVNKLGLKGIYGCVIQYGYADSLNHEGDDLVTQVTNVLIAHLRTWSSFSLPGSPEEVYQEVAYIEEAKLAGVVHIRGKTRFYISDSCGWFDRILLGFYEVLHKNCRSALPALGVPLPQRIEVGMLYEA
- the LOC115739907 gene encoding probable potassium transporter 17 isoform X1, coding for MPTNQPVGPREPAAALSEIVADTARSNGRHHHHLLDPRGLTSHHRLDKGKGRWATLILAYKTLGVVFGGLVTSPLYVYPSMPLKSPTEEDYLGIYSIMFWTLTLIGVVKYAGIALKADDQGEGGTFALYSLLCRKMDVGILHSKRAESNSGFVRHGRPEGTEKQSRLGKFFEQSIVARRVLLFIAMLGMCMLIGDGILTPAISVLSAMDGVRAPFPSVSKSLVEALSAIVLIVLFLLQKFGTSKVSFLFSPIMGAWTLTTPLVGIYSIIKHYPSILKAVSPHYIVHFFWRNGTEGWLSLGGTVLCITGSEALFADLGHFNRTSIQIAFLCTIYPSLVLTYAGQTAYLIRHPNDHEDGFYKFIPESIYWPMFVVATLAAIVASQSLISATFSVIKQSVVLDYFPRVKVVHTSPNKEGEVYSPEINYILMILCVAVILIFGDGKDIGNAFGVVVSLVMLITTILLTLVMIMIWRTPIALVALYFCVFFVMEGVYVSAVFTKIPEGGWIPFAISIILAFIMFGWFYGRQRKMEYELTHKINLDRLEALLSEPGIHRVPGLCFFYTNIQDGLTPILGHYIKNMRSLHKVTVFTTLRYLLVPKVAPHERIVVNKLGLKGIYGCVIQYGYADSLNHEGDDLVTQVTNVLIAHLRTWSSFSLPGSPEEVYQEVAYIEEAKLAGVVHIRGKTRFYISDSCGWFDRILLGFYEVLHKNCRSALPALGVPLPQRIEVGMLYEA